The following nucleotide sequence is from Nothobranchius furzeri strain GRZ-AD chromosome 6, NfurGRZ-RIMD1, whole genome shotgun sequence.
AGCAACAACAACCCGCCTGTGGAGTTTACTCAGGAGAACTCTTTTTGCAGGTTCAAGGTAATCAGGAACAGTTAGAATTATTCACCTGGTTCTTTTCAGTTTGATACTAAAATAGTGATCTGTTGGCTTTGGGGTTGTTTTTGCTCCTAGGCAGTGGGATATAGCTGCATCCCAGTAAGCAAGGATGAAGATGGTTTAGTGGTGCTGGTTCTGAATAAAAAGGAAGCTGATGTTCgagctcagcagcagcagctggtcGAGTCCCTTCACAAAGTCCTGGGAAGCAACCAGACTCTGTCAGTTAATGTAGATGGTGTCAAAGCCCTGCCCAATGACCAGTAAGTCTCTAAACCTGCTGCACAAACACACCTAGCAGTTAGTGCTTGTTTTACATCATTTACACACTCCTAAAGTAAAAGTGTTTTCTTCATGTTTGTTTTGTAGGACAGAGGTCATCATTTACTTGGTGGAGCGTTCCCCCAATGGAACCTCCAAGAGGATCCCATCTTCCACCTTCCTTGCCTTCCTGGAGCAGGCCAGTGTTAAGGTTCAGCTGACGCAGATTGGAGTGACCATGTCAGTCACACGAACAGAGCTCTCCCCGGCTCAGCTCAAGCAGCTGCTGCAAAATGCTCCTGCAGGTAAACATCTTCCTACATTTACCACCATGGCCGCTGCGTGTTCTCAACGTGTGTGTTCTGAAGATGTCGTCTTCCCTCCACAGGAGTGGACCCCATCATCTGGGAGCAGGCTAAGGTGGACAACCCGGACCCTGAGAGGTAACCATCGATGATACAAACTTCCCTCGTAAAACTAAACTAATGTGAGGCctatcatgtttatgtttatgtatttaacagacgcttttgtccaaagtgacttacaagtgataatcggcatgttgcccttgaggctaacaacaacaataacaacaacatcaGTCATGgaaagtagggaacaaggagtggacagtagagaggggggacgggtgcaggcaaggtgctagttcaggagatgctctctgaagagcagggtcttcaggagtttcttgaaaattgaaaaggaagccgcagttctggtagtgcttggaaggtcattccacatttgtggaacgatgaatgagaagaccctggattgtcctgagcgtggtgtaggcactgctagccaacgatcctgtgatgaccggagcggccgggccgagactcatctttctgttctcctccaggttAATCCCTGTGCCCATGGTTGGGTTTAAGGAGCTGCTCTGCAGATTGCAGATCCAGGAGCAGATGACTAAACAACACCAGACAAGAGTGGATGTGAGTAAAAATATCTCTGCTGTTGTTTCTAGATTTAGAAAATGTGGGAAAAAAAGAGGAACAAGAAGTGGACTCGGCGTGGTTTGGTTATCAACAGCAGGAACTCTGGGGCGGATCTCTGCGGTGCCAAGGACGGTTCACAGATGTAGTTGATGCCTGCTGCCAGCACTTATTTTCAGCTTGAATTATTAGAAATACTGCTGTAAGTGTCAGTGTCAAGAGCAGATGTGCTTCGCTCTTTTACGGCAAAGTTAGGCCAAAAATCTAATTTCCTTTTGTGGTTTGGTTATGACAGAAAGTAAAGGATGATCTAAGTatgaaacattattattaataattaaaTTTATAGTCTGAGATCAAGTCTAGCACTTGGACTCAGATGGGAGTGTTgctgatttaaagggatacttagcagttctggcttgcttttagcaccccctagtgtctgttagtcaaaggcaaaagtaaaacttatatctgctgtgcatttgtctttttaacaccttaatctaacagctgaatcgtctcctcagccttcattggtgCCTACAGGAGcgcttcatcactaaattaaacaaatcagctgtgttcacgatctaaaacatgcaggaaacatgttggaagcagactccagggcCAGGCATGTCTGCTCCACATTCCTAAATCCAACCGGACCAGACCAGCAacgctgaagttgcaagtgtgagatTCTGGCcagggcggtggggtctgagtgacatttcattaaccctgtaaagggtcattttagcacaaactggcacaagaacattatttaaaaatatgaaaaagtttcatagtatgcctttaaaagTCAACATGTGTGTCCAGTGCAGCTGCAGCATGGTTGGGTTTTTCAGGTCTATAATAATTTGACCCTATTTGCATTAACAGATCATCTCCAATGACATCAGTGAGCTGCAGAAGAACCAGGCAACAACTGTGGCCAAGATTGCTCAGTACAAGAGGAAACTGATGGACCTTTCTCACAGGGTCCTGCAGGTAGCGGCTTCATGCTTCTGAAGCTCATTTCTGATGTGCACCTCTCTCACTGGTCCAGTTCTGGTATCAAGACAGCTGATCTGCATTTTTACCAAAGCTGACTAAAACTGAGACCTAACCAGAAGTAGTCTGTATTTGGTCTGAAACCAGCCCAGAGGTGTTTCATCTGAGACAAAGATTTATGTAAACGACACAAAGCTGACGTTCtaagagctcagctcagcagcaCTGGTGCAGTTTCTGTCTTTGAAGAGATTAATGTCTGTTGGAAAAATCCATTTCAAATAtatgttctttatttttttcattccaAGAAAAGCTTCTGGTCAGATGTGAATGACCTGGCATGTCTGCATCTCTTCCTGCTGACACTTCTAATCATTCTGCCATGCCGCTAACTTTCCTGCAGGTGCTGATCAAACAGGAGATTCAGAGAAAAAGCGGTTATGCCATACAAGTGGACGAGGAGCATCTCAGAGTGCAGCTGGACACCATCCAGTCAGAACTCAATGCACCCACACAATTCAAGGCAAGTGTGTCTAAAGCAGAGCAGCGTTTCCTCTCAGTACACGGGTTCAGCCTTTAAAGCAGTAAAGCAGGAAATCAACTTCAAACTAATAGAAAGGCTTTAATGTTGACCTGAAACCATCTACTAGCACATTTACACCTTTCAGTCAGGCAGTACtttataaaacacattttcattTTTATAGTCTGTATTCATAAGTAAACAAGATTCACCATATTTACGTTTAATTGTTGGAGTCTTTGTGAATCTAAAAGAACAGAGTGAACTAGAGGCCGGCCGATATATTCAGTTTTCTCTGTATCAGCCGAaatatttaggccctgtccacacgtagccggggatctgccaaaacgtagatatttttctacgtttcggcctgtcatccacacgaaaacggagttttttcacacgaaaacggatctttttaaaaactccggccaaagtgaagatctgcgttttctccgttttgggggtctgcgtgtggacggacaaaaccggagttttaaggtccgcaacgtcactctccgcgacaaaaaaatgctgacatcacgtgttcgacctgtgtttacattagccggcatcatggaagccctcagagctgcgctctgtcactacccgatccatcaattgtccaagcgctttctgcttgtttgtttttgcaagcggaattactgctccttgcggaagaccacagacaaagtacgaggttaagaacgggggaagtactgccgtctacaggtctggcatgtccttaacaacgtatttatccgggtacgtgtggacagagtttgtttttaaaacgcagtggtgtggatgcaagtttttggaggggcggatattcgttttcaaaaaacccggctatgtgtggactaggccttattaCAGCCGAAATATTTATTACaagccaattaaaaaaaaaatcagtcatTCGTGTGGCCAACTGCCTCCATTACTAAATTGAAGAAGggacccgaaggaccccaacacagtcggtttttttttatgttttgagtttgttttatatttgaagttcaataaatattaaaagaTTTACAGacttattcatttattttgcacacagtgagtgtttagTTGTCTTtcgcaatcaatgtgctgctgaaacacacatgcacacaaacacacacacagaaattgaATACACCTTCCAGTGCTACTTGGACACGTCATCAGTGAAGAACCCGGGGTCATAGGGTGTTTCGGGTCTTTAATCTTCATACACCCTCACCCGGGCGACccagctgccacacacacacacacacacacacacacatataataaTCTGCTATAGACATCAGCCATGGGcaacaaaatttttaaaaaatcggTATCGTCCTTTAAAAATAACCATATTGCTCGGCCTCTAGAGTGAACTTTGCAGCTATTAAATATTAAACTAGTTCTGCTTTTAGGACAAGCTCCATTTATTAATGTTGTGTTTGTGTCCTCTGGTCTTTCTCAGGGCCGGTTGAATGAGTTAATGTCTCAGATTCGAATGCAGAACCACTTTGGGGCTGTGAGGTCAGAGGAGCGCTACAGCGTTGATGCTGGTCTTCTCAGAGAAATCAAACAAGTAAGAGTCTACCTTTGCTCTTTAAAATCTGTCCTTTTGCTCCTGAACTTTTACTCAAGTTTCTAAAAACAAAATCCTGAACTTGTGACCTGAAGACTTGATACTTCTTGAAAAACTTCTTATATTGATTTTCTGagtgaaaaagaaggaaaaacaccAATTATTTGCTTAAATTAAATAACAACTCATTGTGATAATTCCACGTGTTCGAGATCTCTAAAAGCACAGCTTTGTGTATCATGGCGGTTTATTTTAAACAGTGTTTGCGTTTCTCACACGTTCAGCACTTGAAGCAGCAGCAAGATGGTTTAAGTCACCTGATCAGCGTCATTAAAGAAGACCTGGAGGACATCAAACTGATAGAGCATGGACTGAGTGATCGTGGCCACACGAGAGGAGGCATCCTGAGCTGAGCCCAGGAGCCTGAATCAGTCTGGAGCGAGGCGTGCTTCTCACCCAGACCAGATATGTCTCGACCACAGCTCCAAAGGTCTAAATGAACAGACTCGGAAAGGATCTGTTTGCTCTCTTCTTGTGTTTTTGGTGGGTTTATTAAATCACACCTTTTTTAATCAATAAAAGAAAGCTTCTCTACATTCAGAAGCCTGATGGAGACTCAGTGGTGTCTAATAAAGCTGGCTACCCTTCAGTCTAATCAGATTATGGATTTGATGCGACTATAAATGTCTGGAGCAAGTAAACAAGGTAGGATTAAATGTGCTCCATGGTCTGAAACTATGTAAATACatgtttgtctttcttttttacactattagaataataataaatttagTGTAAAGCTGATAACAGTTGCGCTTCTTTACTTTgattcaggctgaaattttaaaaTTTCCACCTTTTTACTGGCCATTTTTCTGCCATGTTGGATTTCATGTTTAGACAGTTTGTTTATACGAGTCGTCTGACCTTCTCTGTTTACCTCCTCAGACTTTCACTTACCTGCATCTCATCCGAGCACGGCTGGAGCTAATAGGATTTATGTTGTGGATTTGCTTTCCTTTTGGGGTGAAGGCTTTCACACAGATTATTTCCCATCATGCAACAGTGTCGCCCACATCCAAACGTTCTGAATTAAATGTCAAAGaacaaatgaaagtaaacatgaaaaatattttaaaaagaacatttaataACAAGACGTGAATTTTAAAGTAAAGTATATTCCATAAAGCTTTAAAAGGGTAGAAGACACATGCGTGTCAGTAACTCCTAAAGCTCCGGGTCAATCCAGCcatcaggtgtgtgaggagaggTCCACCAGACGAAAGGCCTCCATGAACTATGTCTGAGCCAGATCAGTGATGGCCTCATCACTGATCTCCATCTTCAGATTTACAAACATTTGGCCTCAGCTACATTTCCATAAGAGCAACCCTACATACATAAGTAGTTTTCAGTGCTTGGTTTTGTCTTGAATCTGTTTCCATCAagctctattattattattattttttgcttgTTTCAGTTCTGGAGGGTAGTAGCTGAGGTTCAGACTGTACACACAGGCCAACAACATGGCTACTGTTAGTGGTACAACAACTCACCCAGAACTTTAACTCCCTCCAGAATAATACCAACATCTTCTGGTTCATCCATTTGGCTCCACCTCTTTTTGAATCTCATAGATTGCAAACGTCtccattttgtaaccagcccagtcatcctCCGAATCTGGCAGTATTTTGCCCCATCCCACAACCCATTTGCCaggtacacgcacacacacacacacacaaaacctaaaaaacgGCATATGTAAACACGGCTGAGTTCAGCTGGGTTAGGTAATGAATGACACACCGTCAGGTGAGCCATCTGCATCAGCAGTAGATCGACGGCAGCAGCCGAGGCGCCAACCCAGGGAGGGAGggcagagggccccacagaggaaacactggcgtGATTAAAATAAGTAAAATGAAAATAATATTAAGAATAATAGCAAATATGgatagcaaaaaaaaaactaataactTCAAAGAGAtagtaaaacactaaaacataaaTGTCTAATACCACTAAAATGAAAATAATTAATAGAACAGGAAATGCAGCTAAAACATCAGGGAAAAGCTGAGCTAAAAAGGTGGATCTTGatcctgctcttaaaaacatgaacattctctacgatcctgaggtcctctggcagcctgttccagagacgagggccaTCAAATTGGAAGGACGCCTCACCATGGgtatgtgtcctgacttttggaatCACAAAGAGACGGCTGACAGAGGAGAGGAGGGTTTTTGAGGTAAAAGCAGTtccgaaagataagaaggcccaagaccattaaggcaCTCAAAAACCATTAagagaaccttaaaatcgatcctgaaacatacggggagcacgAGACAAATGTGTGGATATGTGGGGTCTCGGCTGTGTGTTGGCATTTTTTTTCTGGGTCACCATTTGTTTCCACCTGACAAATATGAAGCTATGAGAGTCATTGTGAAGTTTCTTGGTCAGCCGGACGACTATTCCCTTTATAAAGGTCGGCATTTCCAACACTTTTTCCAACTGGAGCAAATTTGCCCTCAACTTTATTGGAGGTTAAAAGCACCAGAATAATACAAACTTCACACAGGAAGGCCTGCAATTAAGAGCTGCCACATTTATGATATGTTGGAGTCTCTGGATGATTTATTGCACAGGCCAGCGGACGATCCCAGCACAACTGAAGATTTAAAATGATTTGTTGACCTATTAAAGCAAATGTTAGCCCTAAATCCAGCAGACAGTGTGGTCAGGGGCTAGACCGCGAATAAAATTCAAGACCCTTcaattagacaaaaaacatggcgGCCTCGCGCTCCCGGACCTGAGGGGATATTATTATGCTTCTCAAATGAGATATATGGTTTGTTGGTGTTCCTCAGAAGTGGAAGCTAGATGGAGGCACATAGAACTAAAGCAGGGGCGTCGCCAACCCCACACACGTCTGGGGGGCAAAATTACTCCAGAGAAAGATGGAGGTGTTATAGTTGAGGACGCTTTAATAATATGGAAGAGGATTAAGGGTAGATACAACTTGACGAGTGTTTCAAAGCTGTTGATTTGGCCGTCTGTGAATCTTAGCTCCCAACCAGGAAAAATTGATGCACTTTTTTTAAGTTGGAGAGACAGAGGACTACTGGCAATATGTCAATGCGTAGAAGGAAACACCTTTAAAACATTTGACAAATTGAGAAAAGAGTATAAACTCGAGCACAGAGACTTATTTAAATACTTTCAAGTCAGACATTTTTATAACACGGAAATAAAGAAGAATATACCTACCGGAGATAATGCCATTATAAAGATTTTCAGAGAGGCCTATAAGTGCCTACCAAGTAAAACTGTATCTAAATTGTATAGAGGACTGCAGGAACAAAGGAGGAACAACACATTGTATATTAAAACAAGATGGGAAAAAGAGTTGGGTGTGGAGATCACAAAGGGGGAATGGGTTTCAATGTGTATGACTCAACAGACATCTACAAATTCTAAAAGATGGAGGACTTTTGGATGGAAGAGCTTAGTAAGATTTTTTATTACGCCCCAGATTATTAGCAAACAACAAGGAACTATGGGGTTGTGCTGGAGAAAGTGCGGACATCAAAAAGCAGATCACTCTCACCTGTTTTGGCTATGCCCAAAGCTACAGCAGATGAGGGACTCTATCTTACAGATCTGTGGAAGGATACTCGGCAGAGACGTCCCTATAGACCCTAAGATCGTGCTGCTGGGACTGGTAACGAATGAAGGGACTGAGGCCCGGGACTTGTACCTCTTTAAAATTTTGGTTCTGGCATATAAGAAGGCCGTTACACGGTCCTGGCTCAAAGAAGACCCACCTAGGATAAAAGACTGGCTGGACATTGTGGAGGATATCCATTTGATGGAAAAGCTGACCTTTTTCTTACGCCTCCGAGGCCATCTATACTATAAATACTGGACAAAACGGATAGTTTACAGGGAAATGGTGGTGTAATTCATTTAGAGAGATAACTTTTTTCTCccgttttcttttcctttttgtagGATGTTACAGTGCCCCCTTGTGTTCGTTGTGTTTTTTGTTGGTTTTGTATGTTgagataaaggaaaatgttaaataaagattaaaaaaaaaatccagcagACAGAATCCTTCTGGCGGATGCTCTAGATCACAGGTTTTTCACAATGGAGCCTCTCGCTGAAGACGTTAAGATCCATTCTGTCTCAGTAACACATGAAAGACCCCGCGACCCAGACAGATCTCCAGAAACTGAGTTCACATACTCTGATCTGGAGGACTCAGAATCTGAAAGTGAAGAATCAGATTTAGAATTAACGAAAGGATTTGTTTTCAGAACTTCGTCAAATGTATACGTTATAGAGCGCATGCTAGGGTCTGGTGCCTATGGGCAAGTGTTTAAGTGTAAAATAGAAGGGACAGATGAGATGGTAGCAATAAAATTACTGAGTAGAAATCGTTATCATTCAGCTTTAAAGGAAGTGGAAGCTTTAAAATATGTTGGTCAGTTGGATTCTAACAAATATAACATGATTGAGTTAATTGATCATTTTGAATATAGGGGATGTGTCTGCCTTGTGTTTGAGCTGTTAGATTTAAGTTTATCTGACTTAATAAGAAAATGAGAACGGGCACCTCAGAAGTTAGCTGAAATTAGACCCATTGCACACCAGCTGTTGGTTACGCTTAAAGCTCTGCAAAGTGTTGGTGAGGCTCACACAGACATAAAGCCAGATAACATCATTGTAGCATTCAGTCAATATTGAGAAGGCCGGAACTGATGGTGAATGATGATTTATTGAGCCGTCCGTATCATCAACCAACCAACGTAAGAGCTaggcataaacaaaaaaaaaaaaaaatcataaaataaaccataatgcATAACTGATTACATTGGTAGCCTTTTCCACAATTAATACAATCATATAGACACGTTCCGTTTTCATAACAACATTCTGAATTATAGTTACAAACCTTGTTCCCCTTATCAACTGAAGCTAGACAGAAGTATTCTTCaaactttctttgtcttcttctccgtGAACCGTTAATAGCCTATCCTTTGCTCCGTCTTTACTTCTAATAGATTTCCGTTTGCTTCTTCTGTGATGCGCCCGTTGCGCCTCCCTACTTGGCTACAATTGCTATgacgctatcaaaataaaagcccgtaTACCTTTGCCATTGTTAAACATAAAGAAATAGTTCACCTTTACATTCACctttacactcccaccaaattaTTTGCTATTGAACATATAAACACAAATAATTTTTCCATAACGATAACAGTAGCTTAACAGATACTTTGTATAAaattcaaaaacaaaaataaataaataaaacattttccaaAACTTTAAAGCATTGTAGATTCAAACATTACAGTCTTCTAACAACAAGACCAACTTATGAACAGGGCGTTCTACCTCAGACATTTTGCTGACACGTTGGCCCTTATTGTTTAGATTTTTGTCTGCAGAGGCTATTTTGACCTTTCTGACAAGTCCATCAGTGTCCTGCACAATGTCCAAGATTCGACCAAGTTTCCATTCAGAGCGTGGTAGCATGTCATCTTTGTCCATCAC
It contains:
- the LOC107395253 gene encoding nucleoporin p54 isoform X3, with protein sequence MAFSFGGATSNTEASAPGFSFGAFGAKTTASTTFGFNPTATTTTASSGFGSTFGGFGATTTTAAAPGSTFSFTTPSNTTGGLFGNTANKGFGFPAGLGTGTATGTSGFGTGLGATGFGGFNIQPTQQQGGLFGPQTQQQGQTQPSQLYQQVTALSAPTLLGDERDSILAKWNQLQAYWGTGKGYYSNNNPPVEFTQENSFCRFKAVGYSCIPVSKDEDGLVVLVLNKKEADVRAQQQQLVESLHKVLGSNQTLSVNVDGVKALPNDQTEVIIYLVERSPNGTSKRIPSSTFLAFLEQASVKVQLTQIGVTMSVTRTELSPAQLKQLLQNAPAGVDPIIWEQAKVDNPDPERLIPVPMVGFKELLCRLQIQEQMTKQHQTRVDIISNDISELQKNQATTVAKIAQYKRKLMDLSHRVLQVLIKQEIQRKSGYAIQVDEEHLRVQLDTIQSELNAPTQFKGRLNELMSQIRMQNHFGAVRSEERYSVDAGLLREIKQHLKQQQDGLSHLISVIKEDLEDIKLIEHGLSDRGHTRGGILS
- the LOC107395253 gene encoding nucleoporin p54 isoform X1; protein product: MAFSFGGATSNTEASAPGFSFGAFGAKTTASTTFGFNPTATTTTASSGFGTLTAPGFGTVTSTSAPATGFSFGSTNTGFGGLGAGSTMAGGFSFGGFGLNANPAAISFNAGCFGTATTTGTIFNFGNSLTSTGTFGGFGATTTTAAAPGSTFSFTTPSNTTGGLFGNTANKGFGFPAGLGTGTATGTSGFGTGLGATGFGGFNIQPTQQQGGLFGPQTQQQGQTQPSQLYQQVTALSAPTLLGDERDSILAKWNQLQAYWGTGKGYYSNNNPPVEFTQENSFCRFKAVGYSCIPVSKDEDGLVVLVLNKKEADVRAQQQQLVESLHKVLGSNQTLSVNVDGVKALPNDQTEVIIYLVERSPNGTSKRIPSSTFLAFLEQASVKVQLTQIGVTMSVTRTELSPAQLKQLLQNAPAGVDPIIWEQAKVDNPDPERLIPVPMVGFKELLCRLQIQEQMTKQHQTRVDIISNDISELQKNQATTVAKIAQYKRKLMDLSHRVLQVLIKQEIQRKSGYAIQVDEEHLRVQLDTIQSELNAPTQFKGRLNELMSQIRMQNHFGAVRSEERYSVDAGLLREIKQHLKQQQDGLSHLISVIKEDLEDIKLIEHGLSDRGHTRGGILS
- the LOC107395253 gene encoding nucleoporin p54 isoform X2 gives rise to the protein MAFSFGGATSNTEASAPGFSFGAFGAKTTASTTFGFNPTATTTTASSGFGTLTAPGFGTVTSTSAPATGFSFGSTNTGTFGGFGATTTTAAAPGSTFSFTTPSNTTGGLFGNTANKGFGFPAGLGTGTATGTSGFGTGLGATGFGGFNIQPTQQQGGLFGPQTQQQGQTQPSQLYQQVTALSAPTLLGDERDSILAKWNQLQAYWGTGKGYYSNNNPPVEFTQENSFCRFKAVGYSCIPVSKDEDGLVVLVLNKKEADVRAQQQQLVESLHKVLGSNQTLSVNVDGVKALPNDQTEVIIYLVERSPNGTSKRIPSSTFLAFLEQASVKVQLTQIGVTMSVTRTELSPAQLKQLLQNAPAGVDPIIWEQAKVDNPDPERLIPVPMVGFKELLCRLQIQEQMTKQHQTRVDIISNDISELQKNQATTVAKIAQYKRKLMDLSHRVLQVLIKQEIQRKSGYAIQVDEEHLRVQLDTIQSELNAPTQFKGRLNELMSQIRMQNHFGAVRSEERYSVDAGLLREIKQHLKQQQDGLSHLISVIKEDLEDIKLIEHGLSDRGHTRGGILS